The following nucleotide sequence is from Erinaceus europaeus chromosome 8, mEriEur2.1, whole genome shotgun sequence.
TTGTGCCTGGGTGAAACCCCAgctcagaaataaaccaatgagggagtcagggcggtagcgcagcaggttaagcgcacatggcgcaaagcataagggccggcgtaggatcccagttcaagcccccggctccccacctgcaggaggtcgcttcgcaagccgtgaagtaggtctgcaggtgtctgtctttctctccttctctctgtcttcctctcctctctccatttctctctgtcctatccaacaacaacaacagctataacaacaataacaactataacaagcacaacaacaagggcaacaaaatgggaaaaatagcctccaggagcagtggattcgtagtgcaggcactgagccccagcaataaccctggaggcaagaaaaataaaataaaataaataaataaacaaataaaccaatGAAATAGCTTGGGACCTGGGAGAGATCCCAATGGTTCAGTACTGCCTTGCAAGCCCTAGGCCCCAGGTTCGACCCCTGGTACCACTAGAttgtcagagctgaacaatgctctggtctctcctctcATCCAAAcaagtcagtctttttttttttttttcttttcaagatattttaaatattttatttattaatcaatgaaagagaaggatacagagagaccagagcccgcTCACctatggctgatggtggtgctggggattgggccTGGGGCTgaggagcttcaggcaggagagtcttcttGCAAACTcaaatgctgtctccccagcctgagttCAGAGacctttaagaaaataaaaaaatagggaaagaaaaaaataaaagaaaaaatggggccaggtggtggcgcatctggttgagtgctcacattacagtgcacaaggacgtgggttctcgtccctggtccccatctgcagttggggggaagcttcacaagtgctgaagcaggactgcaggcgtctcttttccTCGCTGTCTCTTCAGTttctgtccctacccaataattaattaaaaataaaataaaaatagggtggGAGACAGCATCGCGGTTCTACAAAAGGCTTTTGTGCCTGTTAAGTCTCAGGTTTAACCCCTtgctccaccataagcctgaactgACCAGTCCTCTGTCAGATTTAAATGGTTCAAAGGAAGTAACCCCAGAAATCAGTGGTGGTCCAGAGTGGACAGTGAGCGGGGAACAGGTGAGAATTTGCCTGCGGAATAAGTTTGAAAGTGGGAAGAAATGGCAACCTCCCTCCCTGTCCAGTTTGGCGCCCTGTCACTGCAGGGGGGCTCCCTGGCCCTGGGCCTTGCCCATGGTCCTCAGGCCTTGCTTGAGGGGAGGATGGCCGAGTTTGTTCCCCACATGGCTATAGATACCTCACACacgtggggccgggtggtggcgcacctggttgaatgcacaccttacggtgcacaagaacacaggtttgagtccgccgtccccacctgctgggggaaagcttcacgagtggtgacgcagggctgcaggtgtctctcggtctctttccctctctatcattcccctccctctcaatttctggttgtctctatctaataaataaataaataaaataataaataaagaagattcCTCACACGTAAACTCAAATTTGAGGAGAAAGCAAGAGAGTGCGAGAAACCATGCCCACAGCAGCTTCTTAGGaacccccaggccccccaccccgCCTCAACCACGCCTGCACCAGTTACCATTCCCCTCTTCCCATGTATTGAAACTTCCCTGAGAGCATGTGTTCCGGCAGGGTGCAGCTGTGTCTGTGTTCCCCCACGTGCTCCCCGTTCATTTCCTGACCTCCATATTGGCACCCAGGTTCCAGACCCGGGGCCTGCGGGGTGTAATGCGTGAAGGGCTGCTAAGCTCTCTCCCCCGGGTCTGCAAAATTCACAGGGGAGCACAGACAATAGGTACGCGGTTTCCAAATCCTTTCTTAAGTCGTGAGGGAGGGTCCGTGCAGAGACGATAGAGAAGAATCAGCTCAGGGACAGGTTGCTGGGGGTCCCAGAGTCCTCAGAAGGCCTCTCCATGAGCACATCTCCTCTTAAACTGGCTCCCTGACCCAGATTCCTCCCTGTGGGCACCTTGTGCCCCAACTCCACGTGTGCAGACTCCCTGAAAACGGTGTGCTGAGCATTTCTGACGTCAGGCTTCCCCATCCTTGTTTCTGGAAGTTCTACTGATGGTGACCTCTACAACTGTGTTTGCTAACTATGTTATTTGTCTGCAAGGTGCATTCCTGTGGCTCGTAACACCATGAGGCCTGTATTTCAGGCCCCATTATCACAAAACCCGGCTCTAAGGCAAAGTCTGATATTTCAGAGTCCTGCCCACAGGCAGAAGAGGGTGCACTGCCCTGTGTCTGGTTGCTGCTCTGAGGGCCTGGAGATTGTGCCTGGGTTAACGGGAATTAACTCAGGATCTTACagcatcaaaagaatgtacctgacatTGTGATGTTTGGACAATGAGTTTCAAGCACCCTTACCCTGATGTTTTCttccttagaaatgtattctgatctttgtctttggagaatttgctttttttaaaaaaaaaaaaaattgttatctttatttattaattggatataggcagccagaaattgagagggaagggggagatagggagagagacagagagacacctgtagctctgcttcaccactcgtgaagttttccccctgcaggtgggggccaggggcttaaaccctggtccttgaacattgtaacatgtgtgctcaaccaggtgcgccaccccccagCTCCAGTCCTTGCAGTGATGTATAACCACCTGCTGTTTTGTCTGAACAATGCCATGCAGTGCACAAGCCTTACAAATAAACTCTCCGGGAAGCTTGGgctgggggctcacacctggcACCGTCCCAGCTGGGGCTGTCCTGTGTGTCCCCACCCCAAACCTCTTCTGAGCAGCTGTGGTGACACCGTGGTGACATTCTCCCCACCCAGGGGTGCGGCTCATCTCAGGGCCCAGAGAACCCCCCACAAAGTGTCTCTGCTCTCAGGGGTGTCTCATGACCCCTGTGCTGTCCCTccacaggggagggaggggggcacAGCTGGGTGGGTGGGCGGTGCGCCCCTGCTTTGGGGCCCATGTCCTCAGAGGCCTGCTGGCTTTTGTCTGCTCAGGGACCCGCCGGACCCCAGGAGCATCCATGGAGCCCGGCCAGCCGGTGGGGGCGCGGTTGACCCCCCAGCTGCTGAAGGCGCGCTCTGGGGAGTTCGCGCTGGACTCCATCCTGCTGCTCAAGCTTCGGGGCCTGGGGCTGGCGGACCTGGGCTGCCTGGGCGAGTGCCTGGGCCTGGAGTGGCTGGACGTGTCCGGCAACAAGCTCACCcacctgggccccctggccggCCTGCGCCAGCTCGCGGTGCTCAACGTGGCCGGCAACCGGCTGGCCAGCCTGGAGCCACTGGCCGCCTGCGAGCGCCTGCAGAGCCTCAACGCGGCGGGCAACCTGCTGGCCAGCCCCCGGCAGCTGCAGTGCCTGAGCGGCCTGCAGGCCCTGGAGCAGCTGCGGCTGCGGGACCCCCTGGCCCGGCTCAGCAACCCGCTGTGCGCCGGCCCCGACTACCGTGCGGCCGTGCTGGGCCTGCTGCCCCGGCTCAGGGCGCTGGACGGCCAGCGGGTGGGCATCCGCGGGGGCGACCTGGACCAGCTGTGCCGGGACCTGGACGGACCCCCGGAGCCCCacgccacccccaccctgcccccccctGCCCGGCCCTGGGTGCCGTCTGGCTACTGGGAGCCGGCCGGGCCTGAGTCCCGCACAGGCTCCATCCTGGACGAGGCCTGTCGCCAGTTCCAGGACTCGCTGCGGGAGTGCCGGGAGCTGGACCTGCGGGCAGGGGACAGCCTGGCCCGGGCTCAGCGTGCCCTCGGCCCCGCCCTTGCCCCTGCCGCCCCTGGTACCTTCTGAAGACCGGCGGGCAGCTGTGCCTCTGGCCGCTCGATTGACCAGCGCTGAGAAAGGCCTCCACCCCGAACATGGGCAGCATGTAGTAGGTGGTGGTGGCCCAGGGCCGTTTGCCATCTGCTGTGACCTCACCCCCGGGCCCCAGTTTGTGTCCCACGCCTGCAGGAGCCCCCATTAAATGCCTGTTCATTCCCATCCTGGCTTGTCCCTCCATGGCCGCCTGTCCCTGCTCTCCTGGGGTGGGGGCACACACCCAAGTCCCCATGTCCCCCAGGCTGTGCCCGGCACCCCCTTGGGCTTCGTGTCTCCCACGGAAGACCGTTCGGGGCGCTGGGCCTCCCCCTGTGCACCCCTGCACCAGTGAGCAGAACAGAGGCAGCATGGGGGTGGGACATGGTTTATTGGTCCCAGTAGTGGGGGGTTGTGGGGAGGAAGGTGGCCACAGCTGTCCACAGAGAGAGCGGATCCTAGAGTGAAAGGGAGACAGGCTCTGGTGTGAGGGGCTTGTTTTGGGACCCCTGTCCCGCCCCAAGCCCCACCTCGGGGTTGTCCCTGCCGCCCACTGTCCCCTGTCTCCAGACCCCACACCTACCTGTGGGCTCAGCTGCCGGCCAGGCCCCTGGAGAAAGCGAAGCGTCCAGGCAGGCCGCTGGGGTCCTCGCCTGCCTGCTCCACCTTGCTGCAGCGAGCCTCCATGTGCCGCTCCGGCTCCTGCCAGGCCAGCGGGTCAGTGCCAGGGGCGATGCCCAGCCACATGGGGAAGTGCCCACCCCAGAATAGTGCCCGCACAAGGGCAGTGCCCACCCAGGAGCAGTATGCACCCAGAAGGCAATGTCCACCAAGAAACCAGTGCCCACCCTCCTCCACACCCCAGGTCtctggcccaggcccaggcccaggcccaggcccagggctGTGCCCTCCCAGGAATAGAGTGCACCTGAAAGCAGTGCTCACCTAGGAACCAGTGCCTGCCCAGGAGCAGGGCCCTcctcccctagtcctcacctgcttaCCTCATCTCTCCCTCCAGTACCCCCAGCTCCATGCCTcttcctccacccccttcctgcccaccACTGTTCATTCAtgcatccttctccttcttttaaattgtcaccaaggttatcactgggggcttggtgccagcatgtgAACCCACCACCACTCTCAGGGGCCATTCCCTACCCGCCCCactgacttattttatttgatagaacagagcgaagttgagaggagaaagggagagagacagacacctgcagacctgcttcagcacttttgAAACATCCCccagccctgtaggtggggagcagggacttgaacccttgtgcatggtgacctgTGCACTCGACCAGGCGCAGCCCCACCTGACCCCATTCATTCATCTTTGTGAGGTGCCCTGGCCCAAACCAGGGCTTCCCAGAGGAATGGTACCACAGAACTGCTTCCCCAGCCCAGTCTTTGTGTCTCTGTTccccagagataaagagagacaccaccatccagctccacCCATTTTTGTCCTCAGTAATAGCCCTCCCCCACAAAAGGCCTGTTTCGTGCCCCTGAGcccccacccaggccctcccTGCACACTCTTACCCATGGGGCCTGCGTCTGGATGGGGCAGTGGACCATCCGGCCCAGGACCTTCCCCTCGAAGTCTAGTTTGATGCAGGCCAGGCAGTACCTCTTTCTCTGGGGAGGGGGATCCAGGGTTGGGTGGGGGCTGTGGCACCACCAGGGTGcaagctggggctggggctgtctgCGGGGAGACAGATCCCCCCGCTGGCCCTGGGATGAGGGGAGAGGCCATGCAGGCCGGCTGGCCTTGGCGCCCCCTGGGCTGGCTCCACCGGAAGCCTCAGAGGATCCTGGGAAATCCCCAAGcgctggtggggggtggaggggagatgaCCCCCATTCTGGGGCTTGTGGTCACAGTGACCTGCAGCCTGAGGTGGGAACTCAGGAGGACAGACCCACAAACACATGTgcatgctcacacacactcatacatgctcacacatgcgcacacacatgctcacacatgctgacacactcacacacatactgacacacacatgctcacacacggctctcacacacatgctcacacatgctcacacacatgcacactcacacacgcccATGATGCATGCACCAGCTGGGTAGAGACCCCAAGAGCCTGCACTCACCCCATTCCGCTTGAGGCCACACTCCACCGTCTTCCAGTCCTTCTTGCGGCAGCTGGTCTGCTGGAGCTTAAATTCCAGCCTCACAAAAGTCCCTGAGGGGAAGGGCTGGAAGATACCCAGGTAGGCGGCCAGCTGAGCAGCACCAGCCATTCTGGGATGTGAGGCCGCCTCCTCCGGGAAGCCTCCCGGAGGCTAGGGGCTGGGGGCGGTGGAGGGGGGGCTTTCCCGGCTTCACTGACCACCCGTTGACCTCCTGGAAACATGCTGGGCTcctgacactccccccccccatatcagCCCTGCCCCGGGGCCGGTGCCACTGACCACATCCGAGGCGATGTCCATGCTGGTCACCTGGAAGGCCCACTGCACAGGCGGATGCTTGTGGAACTCGTCCAAGGCCACCTGCAGGCCCCGGCTCTGAGCCTCTGAGAGGTCCACACTGCTGCCCCGGCCGGTCCAGGCCAGCCACAGGGCCAGAGGGACCAGCCACCACATGGCTTCACCTTGTTACCTGCAGGGAGCAGGAAGCCTCAGCCCCTGGGGCCAGGAACCTgggaggaggacgaggacgaagaggaggagaggtcttctgcccagctgaccctgggacccccccccctcctctctgtgccccacccccagctttgGTGCTCCATTTTGGACTTGTGCTGAGTGAGTGAGCCCTTCTgctcaggggtggggggcagccgtGTGCCCACTCCTGtcctcccccatctcccctcAGGGGATCTCGGAGCCCCTCTCTCTGCTCCCCCCTTCAGCCTCCAGTCAGCTGTTCCTAGTGTCCTCAGTTTTCCGTCTCTGTGTCCAGCGCCCCTCTTGAGCAAGCTGCCTTCCTGGGGGCAGCAGGAGAGGGGCAGGGCAGACAATATTCTGAATCTTGGGGGGGGCATAAACACATGGAAGGGGTCCAGAGTGGGTGGGGCCCCACCAAGCTTAACCATTTCAGGCCTGGTGTCACCACCTGCCGTCAGAGACTCCTCAGACTCCAAGCCAGGGCCCTTCAGAGACTCCTCTGGCctcgttcccccccccccccacctccctcttcTCACTCCCTAGCCTCTTAATTTTTGGTCATCCACCAAGAccaccaccactgagccccactCTCTCCCGAcccctccccagtccccactggggTCTCCAGAGCTGTCAGACCCGCCTCATAGCTGCTTGCTCCCAGGTTCTGGGAGCAGAAGGTCACACGTGGAGGCTGAG
It contains:
- the LRRC61 gene encoding leucine-rich repeat-containing protein 61, which encodes MEPGQPVGARLTPQLLKARSGEFALDSILLLKLRGLGLADLGCLGECLGLEWLDVSGNKLTHLGPLAGLRQLAVLNVAGNRLASLEPLAACERLQSLNAAGNLLASPRQLQCLSGLQALEQLRLRDPLARLSNPLCAGPDYRAAVLGLLPRLRALDGQRVGIRGGDLDQLCRDLDGPPEPHATPTLPPPARPWVPSGYWEPAGPESRTGSILDEACRQFQDSLRECRELDLRAGDSLARAQRALGPALAPAAPGTF
- the RARRES2 gene encoding retinoic acid receptor responder protein 2, producing MWWLVPLALWLAWTGRGSSVDLSEAQSRGLQVALDEFHKHPPVQWAFQVTSMDIASDVPFPSGTFVRLEFKLQQTSCRKKDWKTVECGLKRNGRKRYCLACIKLDFEGKVLGRMVHCPIQTQAPWEPERHMEARCSKVEQAGEDPSGLPGRFAFSRGLAGS